The sequence below is a genomic window from Candidatus Hydrogenedentota bacterium.
AGCAGCACGGGCCTGGGCAAGGTCATGGCCATGCAGATGGGCGCGGCGGGCGCGAAGGTGACGCTGAACTACGCCAACAACCAGGCGCGAGCGGAACAGACCTTTAAGGAATTCCAGGACGCCGGCCACGAAGGCATCCTGCTGCGCGGCAACGTGATCGAGGAAGCCGAGGTCAACCGCATGGCCCGCGAAATCGCGGATTCCCTGGGGCCGGTGGATATCCTGGTGGTGAACGCGACGCCCGATCAGCCGCAGATGCCGATCGAGGAATATACCTGGGAATTCTACCAGTCCATGCTGGACTTTTTTATCAAGAGCCCCTATCTCCTGACGCGCGCCGTGCTGCCGCATATGAAGGCCCAGCGCTGGGGCCGGATCATCAACATCGGGTCGGAAGTCTTTACCCGCGGCGTCCCGAATTTCACGGCCTACTGCGCCGCGAAAGGCGGCCAGAACGGCTTCAACCGCAGCCTCGCGAGCGAGCTGGCGCCGTTTGGGATCACGGTGAACATGATTTCCCCCGGCTGGATTCCCGTGGAGCGCCACGAGAAGGACCCGCAGGAGATGAAGGACGAGTACCTGGCGGGGCTGCCCTCCAAACGCTGGGGCGTGCCGAAAGAGGTCGCGGACACGGCGGTCTTCCTGGCAAGCGACGAGGCGTCGTACGTATCCGGCCAGAATATCGCCGTAAACGGGGCGCACACGCTGGCGTAAACCGCGAAATTGCCCGAAAGCCGCCCGCGCGTGCAATTGAAGACCGGTGAACCACAACCGCACACGAATTGGGAAATGGTATCACGTTGGCGGAATGAAGCACCCACCGCCTTGGAGGCGATTCTCGGTCAAGACGGGCGTGAATAGCAGGATCGTGGACACTCCGCGGCAAAGCACGCTCAAATTCCAACGGGCACGATGAACCGGAGCCGCGCACGCCGA
It includes:
- a CDS encoding 3-oxoacyl-ACP reductase FabG; its protein translation is MTTNAKQPFSLAGKVAWITGSSTGLGKVMAMQMGAAGAKVTLNYANNQARAEQTFKEFQDAGHEGILLRGNVIEEAEVNRMAREIADSLGPVDILVVNATPDQPQMPIEEYTWEFYQSMLDFFIKSPYLLTRAVLPHMKAQRWGRIINIGSEVFTRGVPNFTAYCAAKGGQNGFNRSLASELAPFGITVNMISPGWIPVERHEKDPQEMKDEYLAGLPSKRWGVPKEVADTAVFLASDEASYVSGQNIAVNGAHTLA